In Macadamia integrifolia cultivar HAES 741 chromosome 13, SCU_Mint_v3, whole genome shotgun sequence, one DNA window encodes the following:
- the LOC122059398 gene encoding protein ACCELERATED CELL DEATH 6-like, translated as MASTTPQLPPFPLMNPLLHKAILAGDEHTVSLFEHDFLTLVVSRQGNTVAHIAARLGHHSIFELLSNRCPSILYKPNPNGDTPLHIAARASQIGIVKFLLAYCTSRHVQTGDGDVDGNGGALKQQYLRMQNEKGNTALHEALENNHEEVARLLFTAHSELSYLGNNEGKYPAYLAAEAGFLQLLKDMLELLGDIENPGQWSGGKTPLHVAIIKGHPETLELVLKVKPQLSRLTDKNGRNPLHYAASIGYYDGLIALLNIDTLPAYEADHTGLYPIHMAASTGHIKVIQLLLEHCPGSWELLNQKSQNILHIAAQSGKKNVVTYILNTPVLEKLINERDDNGNTPLHLATKGWRSKVVGVLSRDQRVKVNILNNINYTALDIAETKDIGTVASFRKLLTLTALRIANAPRARDVYDDEVRLNSGVRQPTVEFYKDKVNTLLLVSTLVATVTFTAGFTIPGGLNSDDPDQGMATMLSNNKFKAFVICDTISMYCSILSVLSLVWAQIGDVPLMRSIIDFTLPLLGISLSMMAVAFTVGLYIVTSRLHWLANVVLVMSILFLICILALSLPLRMPIWSQNRFFQRISYYFLYLLVSAAGGDSDSVDDITTREVANLFTRSRIPGIND; from the exons ATGGCTTCCACGACGCCTCAACTCCCACCCTTTCCACTCATGAACCCACTACTACACAAAGCCATACTTGCAGGGGATGAACACACGGTCTCGTTATTCGAACATGATTTCCTTACTCTAGTAGTGAGCCGCCAAGGGAATACAGTCGCTCATATCGCGGCCAGGTTAGGACACCATTCCATCTTTGAACTTCTCTCCAACCGATGCCCGTCGATTCTCTACAAGCCAAACCCCAATGGAGACACTCCTCTTCATATCGCCGCAAGGGCTAGCCAAATAGGCATCGTCAAGTTCCTTTTGGCGTATTGCACTTCAAGACATGTCCAAACAGGGGATGGGGATGTGGATGGGAATGGAGGAGCTTTGAAACAACAGTACCTTAGAATGCAAAATGAGAAGGGAAATACTGCATTGCACGAAGCTTTGGAAAATAATCATGAAGAGGTTGCTCGCCTCTTGTTTACAGCACATTCGGAGCTTTCATATTTGGGTAACAACGAAGGGAAGTATCCTGCATATTTGGCTGCAGAAGCTGGTTTTCTGCAACTTTTAAAGGACATGTTGGAATTGCTTGGTGACATTGAAAATCCTGGGCAATGGAGTGGAGGAAAGACACCTCTTCACGTTGCCATTATCAAGGGGCATCCAG AGACCTTAGAATTGGTATTAAAGGTCAAGCCACAGCTAAGCCGATTAACAgataaaaatggaagaaatcCTCTTCACTATGCTGCCTCCATAGGCTATTATGATGGGTTGATTGCGTTACTCAATATAGATACTCTGCCCGCCTATGAAGCAGACCACACTGGCCTCTACCCAATTCACATGGCAGCCTCTACTGGCCATATTAAAGTAATACAACTTCTCTTGGAACATTGTCCCGGCTCTTGGGAGTTGCTCAACCAAAAAAGTCAGAATATTCTTCATATAGCTGCTCAAAGTGGCAAGAAAAATGTGGTGACATATATTTTGAACACACCAGTGCTTGAGAAGCTAATAAACGAGAGGGATGACAATGGAAACACACCTTTGCATCTGGCCACCAAAGGCTGGCGCTCTAAAGTTGTTGGTGTTTTGAGTAGGGATCAAAGAGTGAAAGTGAACATCTTGAACAACATAAACTATACAGCTCTAGATATTGCAGAGACGAAAGACATTGGAACAGTAGCATCATTTCGAAAG CTCCTAACATTGACAGCATTGAGGATTGCAAATGCACCAAGAGCACGAGATGTATACGATGATGAAGTCCGATTAAATTCAGGTGTCCGACAACCTACAGTGGAATTTTACAAGGACAAAGTTAATACTCTTTTGTTGGTGTCTACACTAGTTGCCACTGTAACCTTCACTGCAGGTTTTACAATTCCTGGAGGCTTAAATAGTGATGACCCTGACCAAGGCATGGCAACAATGTTATCCAATAACAAGTTTAAAGCTTTTGTGATCTGTGATACCATATCTATGTATTGTTCAATTCTTTCTGTTTTATCCCTCGTATGGGCACAAATAGGAGATGTTCCTCTGATGCGTTCTATTATTGATTTTACATTGCCATTGTTGGGAATTTCGCTTTCCATGATGGCTGTTGCATTCACTGTAGGTCTATACATAGTTACCAGTAGACTTCATTGGCTTGCAAATGTTGTTTTGGTCATGAGCATATTATTCCTCATATGTATCCTAGCCTTGTCATTGCCACTCCGGATGCCAATTTGGTCACAAAATCGCTTCTTTCAGAGGATCTCTTATTATTTTCTATATCTGCTAGTATCTGCAGCTGGGGGTGATAGTGATAGTGTTGATGATATAACTACACGAGAAGTCGCCAATTTGTTTACTAGAAGCAGAATACCTGGAATTAATGATTGA
- the LOC122059086 gene encoding RING-H2 finger protein ATL40-like, producing MANPYGQGSTTFAPTINGFATTINGFATTINGAATLIILVLTLLIVLHTLRCINEKRLQRHYMRHSSGGDQPQSQLFIAIGGATLQFPSLEPPKNGGLHPSVIAALPTFIYKKPNQINTITECSICLSSLEEEEMVRLLPNCLHVFHAQCIDRWLSSQTTCPICRAVAEPQALPVVAAEHEQDPAEDQSHGTGNEAPPPPPPPPPTAPV from the coding sequence ATGGCTAATCCATATGGCCAAGGTTCTACTACCTTTGCCCCAACTATCAATGGCTTTGCCACAACTATCAATGGCTTTGCCACAACTATCAATGGAGCAGCCACCTTAATCATTTTGGTTCTTACTCTACTCATCGTCCTCCATACTCTCCGGTGCATCAATGAAAAACGTCTCCAGCGACACTACATGAGGCACAGCAGCGGCGGCGACCAACCACAATCTCAGCTGTTCATTGCCATTGGAGGAGCCACACTACAATTCCCCTCACTTGAACCACCTAAGAATGGGGGGCTACACCCATCGGTCATCGCCGCATTACCAACGTTCATCTACAAAAAACCCAACCAAATCAACACCATCACCGAATGTTCGATTTGCTTGAGcagtttagaagaagaagagatggttaGGCTTCTACCAAATTGTTTGCATGTCTTCCATGCACAATGCATTGATAGGTGGCTAAGCTCACAGACGACTTGCCCTATATGCCGCGCTGTGGCTGAACCTCAAGCACTACCGGTGGTGGCAGCCGAGCATGAGCAAGATCCAGCCGAGGACCAGTCCCATGGAACAGGTAATGaggcaccaccaccaccaccaccaccaccccctaCAGCTCCAGTATAA
- the LOC122060097 gene encoding protein ACCELERATED CELL DEATH 6-like, with product MPSTTPQLPPSLPMNPLLHKAILAGDEHTVSLFRPDFLTLVVSLQGNTVAHIAARLGHHSIFELLSNRCPSILYKPNSNGDTPLHIAARASQIGIVKFLLADCTSRHVQTGDGDVDGNGGALKQKYLRMQNEKGNTALHEALENNHEEVARLLFTAHSELSYLGNEEGKYPAYLAAEAGFLQLFKDMLELLSDIENPGEWSGGKTPLHVAIIKGHPETLELVLKVKPQLSRLTDKNGRNPLHYAASIGYYDGLIALLNIDTLPAYEADHTGLYPIHMAASTGHIKVIQLLLEHCPGSWELLNQKSQNILHIAAQSGKKNVVTYILNTPVLEKLINERDDNGNTPLHLATKGWRSKVVGVLSRDQRVKVNILNNINYTALDIAETKDIGTVASFRKLLTLTALRIANAPRARDVYDDEVRLNSGVRQPTVEFYKDKVNTLLLVSTLVATVTFTAGFTIPGGLNSDDPDQGMATMLSNNKFKAFVICDTISMYCSILSVLSLVWAQIGDVPLMRSIIDFTLPLLGISLSMMAVAFTVGLYIVTSRLHWLANVVLVMSILFLICILALSLPLRMPIWSQNRFFQRISYYFLYLLVSAAGGDSDSVDDITTREVANLFTRSRIPGIND from the exons ATGCCTTCCACGACGCCTCAACTCCCACCCTCTCTACCCATGAACCCACTACTACACAAAGCCATACTTGCAGGGGATGAACACACGGTCTCGTTATTCCGACCTGATTTCCTTACTCTAGTAGTGAGCCTCCAAGGGAATACAGTCGCTCATATCGCGGCCAGGTTAGGACACCATTCCATCTTTGAACTTCTCTCCAACAGATGCCCGTCGATTCTCTACAAGCCAAACTCCAATGGAGACACTCCTCTTCATATCGCCGCAAGGGCTAGCCAAATAGGCATCGTCAAGTTCCTTTTGGCGGATTGCACTTCAAGACATGTCCAAACAGGGGATGGGGATGTGGATGGGAATGGAGGAGCTTTGAAACAAAAGTACCTACGAATGCAAAATGAGAAGGGAAACACTGCATTGCATGAAGCTTTGGAAAATAATCATGAAGAGGTTGCTCGCCTCTTGTTTACAGCACATTCGGAACTTTCATATTTGGGTAACGAAGAAGGGAAGTATCCTGCATATTTGGCTGCAGAAGCTGGTTTTCTGCAACTTTTTAAGGACATGTTGGAATTGCTTAGTGACATTGAAAACCCTGGGGAGTGGAGTGGAGGCAAGACACCTCTTCACGTTGCCATTATCAAGGGGCATCCAG AGACCTTAGAATTGGTATTAAAGGTCAAGCCACAGCTAAGCCGATTAACAgataaaaatggaagaaatcCTCTTCACTATGCTGCCTCCATAGGCTATTATGATGGGTTGATTGCGTTACTCAATATAGATACTCTGCCCGCCTATGAAGCAGACCACACTGGCCTCTACCCAATTCACATGGCAGCCTCTACTGGCCATATTAAAGTAATACAACTTCTCTTGGAACATTGTCCCGGCTCTTGGGAGTTGCTCAACCAAAAAAGTCAGAATATTCTTCATATAGCTGCTCAAAGTGGCAAGAAAAATGTGGTGACATATATTTTGAACACACCAGTGCTTGAGAAGCTAATAAACGAGAGGGATGACAATGGAAACACACCTTTGCATCTGGCCACCAAAGGCTGGCGCTCTAAAGTTGTTGGTGTTTTGAGTAGGGATCAAAGAGTGAAAGTGAACATCTTGAACAACATAAACTATACAGCTCTAGATATTGCAGAGACGAAAGACATTGGAACAGTAGCATCATTTCGAAAG CTCCTAACATTGACAGCATTGAGGATTGCAAATGCACCAAGAGCACGAGATGTATACGATGATGAAGTCCGATTAAATTCAGGTGTCCGACAACCTACAGTGGAATTTTACAAGGACAAAGTTAATACTCTTTTGTTGGTGTCTACACTAGTTGCCACTGTAACCTTCACTGCAGGTTTTACAATTCCTGGAGGCTTAAATAGTGATGACCCTGACCAAGGCATGGCAACAATGTTATCCAATAACAAGTTTAAAGCTTTTGTGATCTGTGATACCATATCTATGTATTGTTCAATTCTTTCTGTTTTATCCCTCGTATGGGCACAAATAGGAGATGTTCCTCTGATGCGTTCTATTATTGATTTTACATTGCCATTGTTGGGAATTTCGCTTTCCATGATGGCTGTTGCATTCACTGTAGGTCTATACATAGTTACCAGTAGACTTCATTGGCTTGCAAATGTTGTTTTGGTCATGAGCATATTATTCCTCATATGTATCCTAGCCTTGTCATTGCCACTCCGGATGCCAATTTGGTCACAAAATCGCTTCTTTCAGAGGATCTCTTATTATTTTCTATATCTGCTAGTATCTGCAGCTGGGGGTGATAGTGATAGTGTTGATGATATAACTACACGAGAAGTCGCCAATTTGTTTACTAGAAGCAGAATACCTGGAATTAATGATTGA